From the genome of Nicotiana sylvestris chromosome 2, ASM39365v2, whole genome shotgun sequence, one region includes:
- the LOC104229067 gene encoding uncharacterized protein: protein MKFLADFLSCYSGSDSENSHKMEACTLVQVTCIEENTTRGRKLARRNSLSKGLWQPSLYTISENDNSSANKAQEGIKATTKKMKNVGAKTNSQACGYYHDLRVQAPFQTNIVALSAMTFVF from the exons ATGAAGTTCTTAGCTGATTTTCTGTCGTGTTATAGTGGTTCTGATAGTGAAAATAGTCACAAAATGGAGGCATGTACTCTTGTTCAAGTGACATGCATAGAGGAAAACACAACCAGGGGCCGCAAATTAGCTCGTAGAAATTCATTGTCAAAGGGACTGTGGCAGCCATCGCTGTACACCATTTCTGAAAATGACAATTCCTCAGCCAACAAAGCACAAGAAGGGATCAAAGCCACCACCAAGAAGATGAAAAACGTTGGAGCAAAAACCAATTCTCAAGCTTGTGGTTATTACCATGATCTCAG GGTACAAGCTCCGTTCCAGACAAATATTGTGGCACTATCAGCGATGACCTTCGTGTTTTAA
- the LOC104229068 gene encoding uncharacterized protein isoform X1: MAKKKATMTLKDFHGGSIPSDLPLPSAPGVMVRPSDRGGFDRQTSWGNPMGRPEHRLRPGSAGATRNFDEKTPFLSHNAPIGRNFDEDERKPLDGASGPRRTVSDESIRALPSRVEPKAEYSVTGMVGSGQVSAPPSQSFRGAASGTHVARFNEATSMGVSTKSSGSGSGRRASSPNVSANSGQVVSGSYPNAWGLRKEVPSAKESISAPWSAPDAESKLAHASALEKVSSGRWHSKQQIHSQVDVEVVKRPDAEKEFYHHGSTMVNNNVYNMPDVVGGPEYGEVLVVHAERSLALADGVHGFNKELPARERARSPLFMEANERRASPNVTGFQRPHNVISSGGYDLQVPVSSEPSERPKLKLLPRSKPLESLEQSIDYKQVNQQPSNPVRIEKLGDANPNLNPIKTGFIEPESGNLAIERPKLNLKPRSQLLEQSEGNTENKRKPLFGAARPREMVLKDRGIDDVTPNHDLHQPHPRSKQHAGKAETAMHATRHNEKVESIPIDHRMAKNADRRDHRTDVEKGDGQRKNWRNENWRNTKEIERHHHHQPQQHAQERPPSPETWRKPVEPPKPASVDAAGVRYGKAASAVELATAFSRSVSDPATTDRFSSHKGLPNRGQIPFSRLTGPPQRPQINGY, encoded by the exons ATGGCAAAGAAGAAAGCAACCATGACTCTCAAAGACTTTCATGGTGGTTCCATTCCTTCAGATCTTCCTTTACCTTCTGCTCCTGGCGT AATGGTTAGGCCATCAGATCGTGGTGGTTTTGATCGCCAGACATCATGGGGAAATCCCATGGGAAGGCCAGAGCACCGTTTACGTCCGGGATCAGCTGGTGCAACCAGAAACTTTGATGAGAAGACTCCTTTCTTAAGCCATAATGCACCAATAGGCCGTAATTTTGATGAGGATGAAAGGAAGCCATTGGATGGAGCATCTGGACCTCGTCGAACAGTTAGTGATGAGAGTATCCGTGCATTGCCAAGTCGTGTGGAACCTAAGGCCGAATACTCTGTCACTGGGATGGTAGGTAGCGGGCAAGTATCAGCTCCTCCCTCTCAAAGTTTTAGAGGTGCAGCAAGTGGTACACATGTGGCTAGGTTTAATGAAGCAACTAGTATGGGAGTGAGTACTAAAAGTTCTGGCAGTGGCAGTGGCAGGAGGGCGAGTTCTCCGAATGTGTCTGCAAATAGTGGTCAAGTGGTTAGTGGATCATATCCAAATGCGTGGGGCCTAAGGAAGGAGGTACCAAGTGCAAAAGAATCAATTTCTGCTCCATGGTCTGCTCCGGATGCTGAGTCAAAGTTGGCCCATGCCAGTGCCCTCGAGAAAGTCTCATCTGGTAGGTGGCATTCAAAGCAGCAGATTCATTCTCAGGTTGATGTTGAGGTCGTTAAACGTCCAGACGCAGAGAAAGAATTCTATCATCATGGAAGTACTATGGTCAACAATAATGTCTACAACATGCCAGATGTTGTGGGAGGACCCGAATATGGTGAGGTGCTAGTGGTGCATGCTGAAAGAAGTCTTGCTCTTGCAGATGGGGTTCATGGGTTTAACAAGGAGTTACCAGCACGGGAGAGGGCCAGGTCCCCTTTATTTATGGAGGCAAATGAGAGAAGAGCTTCTCCTAATGTTACTGGGTTTCAACGGCCCCATAATGTTATTAGCTCTGGTGGATATGACTTGCAGGTGCCAGTATCTTCTGAACCATCCGAGCGGCCCAAATTGAAGTTGCTACCAAGATCCAAACCATTGGAGAGTCTGGAGCAGTCCATAGATTATAAGCAG GTCAACCAGCAGCCAAGTAATCCTGTTCGTATTGAAAAATTGGGTGATGCAAATCCCAATTTAAATCCCATCAAAACTGGGTTTATTGAACCTGAAAGTGGTAATCTTGCAATTGAACGCCCAAAATTGAACCTGAAGCCTCGGTCGCAGCTTCTTGAACAATCAGAGGGAAACACTGAAAATAAAAG GAAACCATTATTTGGCGCTGCTCGTCCACGCGAAATG GTTCTGAAGGATCGTGGGATTGATGATGTTACGCCTAATCATGATCTTCATCAACCTCATCCAAG GAGCAAACAACATGCTGGCAAAGCAGAGACAGCTATGCATGCGACCAGGCATAATGAGAAAGTAGAGAGTATCCCCATTGACCATAGGATGGCGAAGAATGCAGATAGGCGAGATCACAGGACAGATGTCGAGAAAGGAGATGGACAGAGGAAGAATTGGAGAAACGAGAACTGGAGGAACACCAAGGAGATTGAAAGGCACCACCACCATCAGCCGCAGCAACATGCACAGGAGAGGCCGCCCTCACCAGAAACCTGGCGCAAGCCTGTTGAACCACCAAAACCTGCTTCTGTCGATGCAGCTGGTGTACGATACGGAAAAGCAGCCTCTGCGGTCGAGCTTGCTACAGCCTTCTCAAGATCGGTCTCTGATCCAGCAACAACCGATCGTTTTTCTAGCCATAAAGGTCTTCCTAATCGGGGTCAAATCCCTTTTTCTCGGTTGACAGGCCCTCCACAGAGGCCTCAGATTAACGGGTACTAA
- the LOC104229068 gene encoding uncharacterized protein isoform X2, translating into MAKKKATMTLKDFHGGSIPSDLPLPSAPGVMVRPSDRGGFDRQTSWGNPMGRPEHRLRPGSAGATRNFDEKTPFLSHNAPIGRNFDEDERKPLDGASGPRRTVSDESIRALPSRVEPKAEYSVTGMVGSGQVSAPPSQSFRGAASGTHVARFNEATSMGVSTKSSGSGSGRRASSPNVSANSGQVVSGSYPNAWGLRKEVPSAKESISAPWSAPDAESKLAHASALEKVSSGRWHSKQQIHSQVDVEVVKRPDAEKEFYHHGSTMVNNNVYNMPDVVGGPEYGEVLVVHAERSLALADGVHGFNKELPARERARSPLFMEANERRASPNVTGFQRPHNVISSGGYDLQVPVSSEPSERPKLKLLPRSKPLESLEQSIDYKQPSNPVRIEKLGDANPNLNPIKTGFIEPESGNLAIERPKLNLKPRSQLLEQSEGNTENKRKPLFGAARPREMVLKDRGIDDVTPNHDLHQPHPRSKQHAGKAETAMHATRHNEKVESIPIDHRMAKNADRRDHRTDVEKGDGQRKNWRNENWRNTKEIERHHHHQPQQHAQERPPSPETWRKPVEPPKPASVDAAGVRYGKAASAVELATAFSRSVSDPATTDRFSSHKGLPNRGQIPFSRLTGPPQRPQINGY; encoded by the exons ATGGCAAAGAAGAAAGCAACCATGACTCTCAAAGACTTTCATGGTGGTTCCATTCCTTCAGATCTTCCTTTACCTTCTGCTCCTGGCGT AATGGTTAGGCCATCAGATCGTGGTGGTTTTGATCGCCAGACATCATGGGGAAATCCCATGGGAAGGCCAGAGCACCGTTTACGTCCGGGATCAGCTGGTGCAACCAGAAACTTTGATGAGAAGACTCCTTTCTTAAGCCATAATGCACCAATAGGCCGTAATTTTGATGAGGATGAAAGGAAGCCATTGGATGGAGCATCTGGACCTCGTCGAACAGTTAGTGATGAGAGTATCCGTGCATTGCCAAGTCGTGTGGAACCTAAGGCCGAATACTCTGTCACTGGGATGGTAGGTAGCGGGCAAGTATCAGCTCCTCCCTCTCAAAGTTTTAGAGGTGCAGCAAGTGGTACACATGTGGCTAGGTTTAATGAAGCAACTAGTATGGGAGTGAGTACTAAAAGTTCTGGCAGTGGCAGTGGCAGGAGGGCGAGTTCTCCGAATGTGTCTGCAAATAGTGGTCAAGTGGTTAGTGGATCATATCCAAATGCGTGGGGCCTAAGGAAGGAGGTACCAAGTGCAAAAGAATCAATTTCTGCTCCATGGTCTGCTCCGGATGCTGAGTCAAAGTTGGCCCATGCCAGTGCCCTCGAGAAAGTCTCATCTGGTAGGTGGCATTCAAAGCAGCAGATTCATTCTCAGGTTGATGTTGAGGTCGTTAAACGTCCAGACGCAGAGAAAGAATTCTATCATCATGGAAGTACTATGGTCAACAATAATGTCTACAACATGCCAGATGTTGTGGGAGGACCCGAATATGGTGAGGTGCTAGTGGTGCATGCTGAAAGAAGTCTTGCTCTTGCAGATGGGGTTCATGGGTTTAACAAGGAGTTACCAGCACGGGAGAGGGCCAGGTCCCCTTTATTTATGGAGGCAAATGAGAGAAGAGCTTCTCCTAATGTTACTGGGTTTCAACGGCCCCATAATGTTATTAGCTCTGGTGGATATGACTTGCAGGTGCCAGTATCTTCTGAACCATCCGAGCGGCCCAAATTGAAGTTGCTACCAAGATCCAAACCATTGGAGAGTCTGGAGCAGTCCATAGATTATAAGCAG CCAAGTAATCCTGTTCGTATTGAAAAATTGGGTGATGCAAATCCCAATTTAAATCCCATCAAAACTGGGTTTATTGAACCTGAAAGTGGTAATCTTGCAATTGAACGCCCAAAATTGAACCTGAAGCCTCGGTCGCAGCTTCTTGAACAATCAGAGGGAAACACTGAAAATAAAAG GAAACCATTATTTGGCGCTGCTCGTCCACGCGAAATG GTTCTGAAGGATCGTGGGATTGATGATGTTACGCCTAATCATGATCTTCATCAACCTCATCCAAG GAGCAAACAACATGCTGGCAAAGCAGAGACAGCTATGCATGCGACCAGGCATAATGAGAAAGTAGAGAGTATCCCCATTGACCATAGGATGGCGAAGAATGCAGATAGGCGAGATCACAGGACAGATGTCGAGAAAGGAGATGGACAGAGGAAGAATTGGAGAAACGAGAACTGGAGGAACACCAAGGAGATTGAAAGGCACCACCACCATCAGCCGCAGCAACATGCACAGGAGAGGCCGCCCTCACCAGAAACCTGGCGCAAGCCTGTTGAACCACCAAAACCTGCTTCTGTCGATGCAGCTGGTGTACGATACGGAAAAGCAGCCTCTGCGGTCGAGCTTGCTACAGCCTTCTCAAGATCGGTCTCTGATCCAGCAACAACCGATCGTTTTTCTAGCCATAAAGGTCTTCCTAATCGGGGTCAAATCCCTTTTTCTCGGTTGACAGGCCCTCCACAGAGGCCTCAGATTAACGGGTACTAA